From a single Drosophila sulfurigaster albostrigata strain 15112-1811.04 chromosome 3, ASM2355843v2, whole genome shotgun sequence genomic region:
- the LOC133841480 gene encoding uncharacterized protein LOC133841480 isoform X3 yields the protein MMKSTDDDPLVGDSGKTSNDYHLTIWHKILFYLLGLTSALTICLLIRLSNKLAADAEHKAMMHFKEISNRIGHKFDN from the exons ATGATGAAAAGCACCGATGATGATCCATTAGTCGGGGACAGCGGAAAGACGTCCAATGATTATCACCTTACAATATGGCACAAG ATACTCTTTTATTTGCTGGGTCTAACCTCTGCCCTAACCATCTGTCTTCTTATCCGACTGTCCAATAAGCTGGCAGCTGATGCCGAGCACAAAGCGATGATGCATTTTAAGGAGATATCTAATCGAATAGGTCACAAATTTGATAATTAG
- the LOC133841481 gene encoding ficolin-1-like yields MKIICYTLTISTMLSLGLSHDWSFCELSKQMENQCASYCYQVVKPLLHMSEVYRQKDAQVSELQSQMEELRIKMAILETSLAEKEKQCELRIEHAKEIFAIEMRSKPKAQENTEEIVKNDPFPLSCVDIDRSSGIHMITLPDIEAFPVKCDSGIAGLGWTVIQSRLDGSMNFYRSWNEYRDGFGDLKSEFFMGLEKLHRITSSEHHELFIFMRDRNSQLRSARYDDFKVGGEQTGYELISIGNHTGFSDDMLRGNLHMKFSTFDRDNDKCGDSNCAVDLHGGWWYNCCSESNLNGGYQETQKSRRIFWNYSSDKLVTVYMLIRPKRVNLS; encoded by the exons ATGAAGATCATTTGTTATACATTAACAATTTCAACTATGCTGTCGCTGGGATTATCCCACGATTGGTCG TTCTGTGAGTTGTcaaaacaaatggaaaatcaGTGTGCTTCCTATTGCTACCAGGTGGTGAAGCCTCTGCTTCATATGAGTGAAGTCTATAGGCAGAAGGATGCACAAGTTTCGGAATTGCAAAGCCAGATGGAAGAACTTAGGATCAAAATGGCAATTTTAGAGACTTCTTTGgcggaaaaagaaaaacaatgtgaaTTAAGAATCGAGCATGCCAAAGAGATATTCGCTATTGAAATGAGAAGCAAGCCCAAAGCTCAAGAGAACACTGAAGAAATTGTAAAGAACGATCCATTTCCTTTGAGTTGTGTTGATATTGACAGATCCTCCGGCATTCACATGATAACGCTTCCCGACATAGAGGCATTCCCAGTCAAGTGTGATAGCGGAATTGCTGGATTGGGCTGGACAGTAATACAAAGTCGTTTGGATGGCAGCATGAATTTCTATCGCAGCTGGAATGAATACCGTGACGGTTTTGGCGATTTAAAGTCTGAGTTCTTTATGGGTCTCGAGAAACTGCATAGGATAACATCCAGTGAGCACCATGAGCTCTTCATATTCATGAGAGATCGGAATTCGCAACTGCGCAGCGCTCGCTATGATGACTTTAAGGTTGGCGGCGAACAAACTGGCTACGAACTAATCTCGATAGGCAACCACACAGGCTTTTCCGATGATATGCTTCGCGGGAATTTGCACATGAAGTTCTCGACCTTCGATAGGGACAACGACAAATGTGGCGACTCGAATTGTGCAGTTGATCTTCACGGAGGCTGGTGGTACAACTGTTGTTCAGAAAG CAATTTGAATGGAGGATATCAGGAGACTCAAAAGTCTCGCCGCATCTTCTGGAATTACTCCTCCGATAAACTAGTAACTGTGTATATGCTTATAAGACCCAAACGCGTCAATCTCTCTTAA